In a single window of the Flavobacterium sp. W4I14 genome:
- a CDS encoding hypothetical protein (product_source=Hypo-rule applied; cath_funfam=2.60.120.10; ko=KO:K06911; pfam=PF17954; superfamily=51182), whose translation MELAPGKIFLADEQGLTETSALRRYSTFNFEKYYSEHSAPFGNLFLCNDESIVGGKVTFFLCKEDSLQIFMPITGRIDIVANGKEFALETGQVQVLNMGKGEVLEISNPYQNDVINYIQFGIKTDMFLMRASEMLFNFDFEKNQNQLLEIISNPKLPFKLSAGIFAGREEAVYKMQSPNHQFYAFIIADAFEIEGRLMHARDGLALWDIEQVELEALSNNAIVVVLEF comes from the coding sequence ATGGAGCTTGCACCTGGAAAAATATTTTTAGCCGATGAACAGGGGTTAACAGAAACTTCGGCACTAAGAAGATACAGCACCTTTAATTTCGAGAAATATTATAGTGAACACAGCGCACCTTTTGGTAACTTATTTTTATGCAATGATGAATCAATAGTTGGCGGAAAGGTTACGTTTTTTCTATGCAAGGAAGATTCGCTCCAGATATTTATGCCCATTACTGGCAGAATTGATATCGTTGCCAATGGAAAAGAATTTGCTTTAGAAACCGGACAAGTACAGGTTTTGAATATGGGCAAGGGTGAAGTTTTAGAAATCAGCAACCCCTATCAAAACGATGTGATTAATTACATACAGTTTGGCATTAAAACCGATATGTTTTTAATGCGGGCAAGCGAAATGCTTTTCAACTTCGATTTTGAAAAAAATCAAAACCAGCTGCTCGAAATTATTTCCAACCCCAAATTACCTTTTAAGCTAAGTGCAGGCATTTTCGCCGGTCGCGAAGAAGCAGTTTATAAAATGCAAAGTCCAAACCATCAGTTCTATGCTTTTATTATCGCCGATGCTTTCGAAATTGAAGGGCGTTTAATGCATGCAAGAGATGGTTTAGCGCTCTGGGATATTGAACAGGTAGAATTGGAAGCGTTAAGCAACAATGCAATTGTGGTAGTTTTAGAGTTTTAG